A single window of Synechococcus sp. C9 DNA harbors:
- a CDS encoding GNAT family N-acetyltransferase yields the protein MKILETDRLVLRQLQSEDLDEFYKICGDPEIMRYVGDGQPLSREQTQRWIKKSQENYQKYGFGCSAVVAKEDAYLIGYCGFVNPTTNGEAEIIYGFKKQYWGQGLASEAVKAMLDFGLERCGLRRVIATIDPSNQASIRIVEKCGMTYCEQRLDEHHLPEVVYAIAGAGY from the coding sequence ATGAAGATTCTGGAAACAGACCGCCTGGTGTTGAGGCAGTTACAATCAGAGGATTTGGATGAATTTTATAAAATCTGTGGCGATCCGGAAATTATGCGCTACGTTGGTGATGGACAGCCTCTCTCACGAGAACAGACGCAAAGGTGGATAAAAAAGTCTCAAGAGAATTATCAAAAGTACGGTTTTGGGTGTTCAGCGGTTGTCGCCAAAGAAGATGCCTACCTGATTGGCTACTGTGGATTTGTGAACCCAACGACTAATGGAGAAGCAGAAATTATCTACGGTTTCAAGAAGCAGTATTGGGGGCAAGGATTAGCTAGTGAAGCTGTCAAAGCAATGCTTGATTTTGGTCTGGAGCGGTGCGGTCTGAGACGGGTGATAGCGACGATTGACCCTAGCAACCAGGCATCTATCAGGATCGTAGAAAAGTGTGGCATGACGTACTGTGAACAAAGGCTGGACGAACATCATTTGCCGGAAGTAGTGTATGCGATTGCGGGTGCGGGTTATTGA
- the pdhA gene encoding pyruvate dehydrogenase (acetyl-transferring) E1 component subunit alpha, translated as MLQERPLPTFSPAAVQLSREEGLALYEDMVLGRIFEDKCAEMYYRGKMFGFVHLYNGQEAVASGVIRGAMRPGVDYVCSTYRDHVHALSAGVPAREVMAELFGKATGCSKGRGGSMHMFSAKHRLLGGYAFVAEGIPVAAGAAFQTKYRREVLGDTTADEVTACFFGDGACNNGQFFETLNMAALWKLPILFVVENNKWAIGMAHERATSDPHIYKKASVFNMVGVEVDGMDVLAVREVAQTAVARARAGEGPTLIEALTYRFRGHSLADPDELRSKEEKEFWLSRDPIKRLGSYLLEQDLATNQDLKTIDQKIKQVVEDAVTFAEQSPEPDPRELRRYIFAED; from the coding sequence ATGCTCCAAGAACGCCCTTTGCCCACCTTTTCCCCCGCCGCCGTCCAGTTGAGCCGGGAGGAAGGGCTTGCTCTGTACGAGGATATGGTGCTGGGGCGCATCTTTGAGGACAAATGTGCGGAGATGTACTACCGGGGCAAAATGTTCGGGTTTGTGCATCTGTACAACGGGCAGGAGGCAGTCGCCAGCGGGGTGATCCGGGGAGCCATGCGCCCTGGGGTGGACTACGTGTGCAGTACCTACCGGGATCACGTCCATGCCCTGAGTGCCGGGGTGCCCGCCCGAGAGGTGATGGCGGAGTTGTTTGGCAAAGCCACGGGTTGCAGCAAAGGACGGGGCGGTTCGATGCACATGTTTTCCGCCAAACATCGTCTGCTCGGGGGCTATGCGTTTGTGGCGGAGGGGATTCCGGTGGCGGCTGGTGCTGCGTTTCAGACCAAATACCGCCGGGAGGTGCTGGGAGATACCACCGCCGACGAGGTGACCGCCTGTTTCTTTGGGGATGGGGCTTGCAACAATGGGCAATTTTTTGAAACCTTGAACATGGCCGCCCTGTGGAAATTGCCGATTTTATTTGTGGTGGAAAATAACAAATGGGCGATTGGCATGGCGCACGAACGGGCGACCTCTGACCCCCACATTTACAAAAAAGCCAGCGTGTTCAACATGGTCGGGGTGGAGGTGGACGGCATGGATGTGTTGGCGGTGCGGGAGGTGGCACAAACGGCGGTGGCACGGGCGCGGGCGGGGGAAGGTCCGACCCTGATCGAAGCCTTGACCTACCGGTTCCGGGGGCATTCCCTGGCGGACCCGGATGAACTGCGGAGCAAAGAGGAGAAGGAATTTTGGCTGAGCCGGGATCCGATCAAACGCCTGGGCAGTTATCTCTTGGAACAGGATTTGGCGACCAATCAAGACTTGAAAACCATTGACCAAAAAATTAAACAGGTGGTTGAAGATGCGGTCACCTTTGCGGAACAAAGCCCAGAGCCAGACCCTAGGGAATTGCGGCGGTATATCTTTGCGGAAGATTAG
- a CDS encoding cobalamin-binding protein, with translation MRLVSLLPSATEIVHELGLTAYLVGRSHECDYPPEIQALPVCTAPKFDPHGDSRQVHERVMAILHHALSVYELNLATLHALQPTHILTQAQCEVCAVSLADVTQAVAAWFTPSPEVISLQPQTLGQVWQDIALVGKQLGVDPAPVLQNLHQRIAQVQRAVQGLPKPRVLCIEWLDPLMGAGNWVPELVQLAGGQPLLAQAGVHSPWLTWAQVESADPDIIVVMPCGYDLPRTVQAWRDSPHPWGNLRAVQAGQVYATDGNAYFNRPGPRLVDSLEILAAMLHPGWDGGHWGQGWCPLATGK, from the coding sequence GTGCGATTGGTTTCCCTCCTCCCCAGTGCCACTGAAATTGTGCATGAATTGGGCTTAACTGCCTATCTGGTGGGTCGTTCCCATGAGTGTGATTATCCCCCGGAAATCCAAGCCCTGCCGGTGTGTACCGCCCCCAAATTTGACCCCCATGGGGATAGCCGCCAGGTGCATGAACGGGTGATGGCAATTTTGCACCATGCCCTGAGTGTTTATGAATTAAATCTAGCCACCTTACACGCCCTCCAACCCACCCACATCCTCACCCAAGCCCAATGCGAGGTGTGCGCCGTGAGTTTGGCGGATGTGACCCAGGCGGTGGCGGCATGGTTCACGCCTAGCCCCGAAGTCATCTCCCTGCAACCCCAAACCCTGGGGCAGGTGTGGCAGGATATTGCCCTAGTCGGCAAACAATTGGGGGTCGATCCGGCACCGGTATTACAAAATTTGCACCAGCGCATTGCCCAGGTACAGCGGGCGGTTCAGGGTTTGCCCAAGCCTCGGGTGCTCTGCATCGAATGGTTAGACCCCCTGATGGGTGCGGGGAATTGGGTGCCGGAGTTGGTGCAATTGGCGGGGGGACAGCCCCTTTTGGCGCAGGCGGGGGTTCATTCCCCCTGGTTGACCTGGGCGCAGGTGGAGAGCGCCGACCCGGACATCATCGTGGTCATGCCCTGTGGCTATGATTTACCCCGCACGGTGCAGGCTTGGCGGGATTCCCCCCACCCCTGGGGCAACCTGCGGGCAGTCCAGGCGGGTCAGGTCTATGCCACCGATGGCAACGCCTACTTCAACCGCCCCGGTCCCCGGCTGGTGGACTCTTTGGAAATTCTGGCGGCAATGTTGCATCCGGGCTGGGATGGTGGTCATTGGGGGCAGGGCTGGTGCCCCCTAGCAACAGGGAAATAA
- a CDS encoding TMEM165/GDT1 family protein, with protein MNFWTGFTSGWLLIALSELGDKTFFIGAILAMRHPRWWVFLGVTGALATMTLVSVGMGQVAALFPQHYVRALAVALFLGFGLKLLYDASRMSGQATLAAEQHEALEVVERQERGIATWSAGAVVMEAFTLTFVAEWGDRTQIATITLASAHHAFGVLLGAIGGHAMCAALAVMGGNLIAGRISERWLTALGGALFLGFGILAALEGA; from the coding sequence ATGAACTTCTGGACGGGATTTACATCCGGGTGGTTGCTGATTGCGCTGTCGGAACTCGGGGACAAGACTTTTTTTATTGGGGCAATTTTAGCCATGCGCCACCCCCGGTGGTGGGTATTTTTGGGGGTGACCGGTGCTTTGGCAACCATGACCCTGGTCTCGGTGGGGATGGGTCAAGTGGCGGCATTGTTCCCGCAACATTACGTTCGTGCCCTTGCGGTTGCCCTGTTTCTGGGCTTTGGGTTGAAACTGCTTTATGATGCCAGCCGGATGTCAGGGCAAGCGACTTTAGCGGCAGAACAGCATGAGGCACTGGAGGTGGTGGAGCGCCAGGAACGGGGCATAGCCACCTGGTCAGCCGGAGCCGTGGTGATGGAAGCCTTTACCCTCACGTTTGTCGCCGAATGGGGGGACCGTACCCAAATTGCTACCATTACCTTGGCTTCTGCCCATCATGCCTTCGGGGTGCTGTTGGGGGCGATTGGTGGTCATGCCATGTGCGCCGCCCTTGCCGTGATGGGGGGCAATCTGATCGCCGGACGGATTTCCGAACGCTGGCTGACCGCCTTGGGGGGTGCCCTGTTTCTGGGGTTTGGGATTCTCGCCGCTCTGGAGGGGGCTTGA
- the rsmI gene encoding 16S rRNA (cytidine(1402)-2'-O)-methyltransferase, giving the protein MNPVPKGRLYLVATPIGNLEDMTFRAVRVLREVDVIAAEDTRHTGKLLQHFGITTPQISYHQHNQRQRQGELLTRLQRGEQIALVCDAGMPGISDPGTALVQACLAVQIPVTPIPGANAAVTALCAGGLATDRFLFLGFLPPKSPARQQVLRSVATTPATLIFYEAPHRLAASLGDMGQVLGPERPCVVARELTKIHEEFWRGTLGQAHSHFHAQPPKGEITVLVAGATPQPGLAVEAVLPEIQRLLASGLGCREIAQELARTTGLPRRTLYQLALAAQAPGS; this is encoded by the coding sequence ATGAACCCAGTCCCTAAGGGGCGGTTGTATCTGGTCGCCACCCCGATTGGCAATTTGGAGGATATGACCTTCCGGGCGGTGCGGGTACTGCGGGAAGTGGATGTGATTGCGGCTGAAGATACCCGGCACACGGGGAAATTACTGCAACACTTTGGCATTACCACGCCCCAAATCAGCTACCACCAGCACAACCAACGGCAACGGCAGGGGGAATTGTTGACCCGATTACAGCGGGGGGAACAGATTGCCCTAGTCTGTGATGCGGGGATGCCGGGGATCAGCGACCCGGGGACGGCCTTGGTGCAGGCCTGTTTGGCGGTGCAGATTCCCGTGACCCCCATTCCGGGGGCGAATGCGGCCGTGACGGCTCTGTGTGCAGGGGGTTTGGCGACGGATCGGTTTTTATTTTTGGGTTTTTTGCCCCCCAAAAGTCCGGCCCGCCAGCAGGTATTACGCAGTGTCGCAACCACCCCAGCTACATTAATTTTTTATGAGGCTCCCCACCGGTTGGCGGCCAGCTTGGGGGACATGGGGCAGGTCTTGGGGCCGGAACGCCCCTGTGTGGTGGCCCGGGAATTGACCAAAATCCATGAGGAATTTTGGCGGGGTACCCTAGGGCAGGCGCACAGCCATTTTCACGCCCAGCCCCCCAAGGGGGAAATCACCGTCCTGGTCGCAGGTGCCACCCCCCAGCCCGGGTTGGCCGTCGAAGCGGTACTCCCGGAAATTCAACGGTTGTTAGCCAGTGGGCTAGGATGTCGGGAAATTGCCCAAGAATTAGCACGAACCACCGGCTTGCCCCGCCGTACTTTGTACCAACTCGCCCTCGCCGCCCAAGCCCCGGGGAGTTGA
- the rnc gene encoding ribonuclease III: MTGIPPGSRRYHELQKLLQRLGIESVNINWNLLDQALTHSSFDPQCNYEPLEFVGDGVLRLLAADYLWHHYPQTSVGDYTALRSVLVSNRLLRQISEDYGLADFVLASTRLSPQGIWLADILEAVVGAIYLSVGSTKVLQPCFYPHWHKSAQRVLQDPARLNYKNALQEWTQEHYKVLPTYQTESLSGTPERFMARVYVQKRLLGVGQGESIKAAQQAAAQQAWVVLVGEVE, from the coding sequence ATGACTGGTATTCCCCCCGGTTCTCGCCGGTACCATGAACTGCAAAAACTCCTCCAGCGGTTGGGCATCGAGTCGGTAAACATCAATTGGAACCTGCTGGATCAAGCCCTGACCCACAGCAGTTTTGACCCCCAATGTAACTACGAACCCTTGGAATTTGTCGGGGATGGCGTACTGCGATTGTTAGCGGCGGATTACCTCTGGCACCACTACCCCCAAACCTCGGTGGGAGACTACACCGCCCTGCGCTCTGTCCTGGTGAGTAACCGGTTGCTACGGCAGATCAGTGAGGACTATGGTTTGGCGGATTTTGTCCTCGCATCTACCCGTCTCAGTCCCCAGGGCATCTGGCTGGCGGATATTTTGGAAGCAGTGGTGGGAGCGATTTATTTGAGCGTGGGTAGTACAAAAGTCTTACAACCCTGTTTTTATCCCCACTGGCACAAGTCCGCCCAACGGGTATTGCAAGACCCCGCCCGGTTGAATTACAAAAATGCCCTGCAAGAATGGACACAAGAGCATTACAAAGTCCTGCCAACGTATCAAACCGAATCCCTCTCGGGCACGCCGGAGCGATTTATGGCACGGGTGTATGTGCAAAAACGGTTGCTGGGGGTGGGGCAGGGGGAATCCATCAAGGCGGCTCAGCAGGCGGCGGCGCAACAGGCATGGGTGGTGTTGGTGGGGGAGGTGGAGTAA
- a CDS encoding single-stranded DNA-binding protein — translation MGINVVSLVGRAGRDPEMKYFESGSVKCSLTLAVNRRSKRTDEPDWFELEIWGKTAEVAGNYVRKGSLIGVKGAVKFDHWTDRNTGEERQKLLIRVDQLELLGSRRDENPDEEEADL, via the coding sequence ATGGGGATCAATGTGGTGTCGTTAGTGGGACGGGCGGGGCGGGACCCGGAGATGAAATATTTTGAATCGGGGAGTGTCAAATGTAGCCTCACCTTGGCGGTCAATCGCCGCTCCAAACGCACGGACGAGCCGGATTGGTTTGAGTTGGAAATTTGGGGCAAAACGGCGGAAGTGGCAGGGAATTACGTCCGCAAGGGCAGTTTGATTGGGGTGAAAGGGGCGGTTAAATTTGACCACTGGACGGATCGCAATACGGGGGAGGAGCGGCAAAAATTACTGATCCGGGTGGATCAATTGGAGTTATTAGGCAGTCGCCGGGACGAAAACCCAGACGAGGAGGAAGCGGACCTTTGA
- a CDS encoding restriction endonuclease produces MVLPDYQSLMLPLLRYAGVADGEITTNQAVEVLAQELNLTEQDLKEMLPSGTQFTFVNRVGWAATYMKKAGLLEPTRKGYYQITQRGRELLAKQPKVINNKTLEEYPEFLEFKKLKGTRTKNGEEEIKLISDVSTTTPSEALEFAYKNLRDELADELLVKLKAISPAFFERVVVELLVKMGYGGSRSDAGRAIGKSGDGGIDGIIKEDKLGLDVIYIQAKRWDDTPVGRPAVMQFAGALHGQKANKGIFITTSRFTDEARSYVSQIGSKIVLIDGEQLTNLMIENDVGVSTVSLYPVKKIDNDYFDESI; encoded by the coding sequence ATGGTACTACCTGATTACCAAAGTCTTATGTTGCCTTTGCTTCGGTATGCCGGAGTTGCTGATGGTGAAATAACTACCAATCAAGCAGTTGAGGTTTTAGCACAAGAATTAAATCTGACGGAACAAGACCTCAAAGAAATGCTTCCCAGTGGAACCCAGTTTACCTTTGTCAATCGAGTGGGCTGGGCGGCAACGTATATGAAAAAAGCTGGACTGTTGGAACCCACCCGCAAAGGATATTATCAAATTACCCAACGAGGGCGTGAACTGCTTGCGAAGCAACCCAAGGTCATCAATAATAAAACCCTTGAGGAATACCCTGAATTTCTTGAATTTAAGAAGCTGAAAGGAACAAGGACAAAAAATGGCGAAGAAGAAATCAAATTAATATCTGATGTTTCCACTACCACTCCATCTGAGGCTTTAGAATTTGCCTACAAAAATCTGCGTGATGAGTTAGCCGATGAATTACTTGTTAAACTCAAGGCAATCTCACCGGCATTTTTTGAGCGTGTAGTCGTTGAACTCTTAGTCAAAATGGGATACGGCGGTTCTCGTTCTGATGCTGGCAGAGCGATTGGCAAAAGTGGCGATGGGGGAATTGACGGCATTATCAAAGAGGATAAACTTGGTCTTGATGTTATTTACATTCAGGCAAAGCGGTGGGATGACACACCTGTAGGCAGACCTGCTGTCATGCAATTTGCAGGGGCACTCCATGGGCAAAAAGCTAACAAAGGGATATTCATCACAACTTCCCGATTTACGGATGAGGCAAGAAGCTATGTATCTCAAATTGGTAGCAAGATTGTCCTGATTGATGGTGAGCAATTAACTAATTTAATGATAGAGAATGATGTCGGTGTTTCGACGGTATCCCTATATCCAGTTAAAAAGATAGATAATGATTACTTTGATGAAAGTATATGA
- a CDS encoding alpha-ketoacid dehydrogenase subunit beta, with protein MAETLFFNALRAAIDEEMARDATVFVLGEDVGHYGGSYKVTKNLYQKYGELRVLDTPIAENSFTGLAIGAAMTGLRPIIEGMNMGFLLLAFNQIANNAGMLRYTSGGNFQIPLVIRGPGGVGRQLGAEHSQRLEAYFQAVPGLKIVACSTPYNAKGLLKSAIRDNNPVLFFEHVLLYNLKEDLPEEEYLLPLDKAELVQTGKDVTILTYSRMRHHVLQALPQLQQRGIQPEIIDLISLRPLDWDTISASVRKTHRVVIVEECMKTGGIGAEVTAGIMERLFDELDAPVVRLSSQDIPTPYNGTLERLTVVQPEQIVSTVVDLVGGKI; from the coding sequence ATGGCGGAAACCCTATTTTTTAATGCCCTGCGGGCGGCGATTGATGAGGAAATGGCGCGGGACGCCACCGTGTTTGTCCTGGGGGAGGATGTGGGGCACTACGGCGGCTCCTACAAGGTGACGAAAAATCTTTATCAAAAGTACGGGGAACTGCGGGTGTTGGATACCCCGATTGCGGAAAATAGCTTTACGGGGCTGGCGATTGGGGCGGCGATGACGGGACTGCGCCCGATTATTGAAGGGATGAACATGGGCTTTTTGCTCTTGGCGTTTAACCAAATTGCCAACAATGCCGGGATGTTGCGCTACACCTCCGGGGGTAATTTTCAAATTCCCCTGGTGATCCGGGGTCCCGGTGGGGTGGGTCGCCAGTTGGGGGCGGAACATTCCCAGCGGTTGGAAGCCTATTTCCAGGCGGTGCCGGGGTTGAAAATTGTCGCCTGCTCCACACCTTATAATGCCAAGGGTTTGCTCAAATCGGCAATTCGGGATAATAATCCGGTGTTATTTTTTGAACACGTCCTGCTTTATAACTTGAAGGAGGATTTACCGGAGGAAGAGTATCTTTTGCCCCTGGATAAAGCGGAATTGGTGCAAACCGGCAAGGATGTGACGATTTTGACCTATTCTCGGATGCGTCACCATGTCCTACAAGCCCTACCGCAGTTGCAACAACGGGGGATTCAACCGGAAATCATTGACCTGATCTCCCTGCGCCCTTTGGACTGGGACACCATCAGTGCCTCGGTTCGCAAAACCCATCGGGTGGTGATTGTGGAAGAATGTATGAAAACCGGGGGGATTGGGGCAGAAGTCACCGCTGGGATTATGGAACGGCTGTTTGATGAGCTGGATGCGCCGGTGGTACGCCTTTCCTCCCAGGACATTCCCACCCCCTACAACGGCACCCTAGAGCGTTTAACTGTAGTACAACCGGAGCAAATTGTCAGTACAGTTGTTGATCTAGTGGGGGGAAAAATTTAG
- a CDS encoding sugar phosphate nucleotidyltransferase, with the protein MDATFIPVILAGGKGERFWPLSRLGKPKQFLSLDGSGKSLLQNTVARLPDWAGEVWVVTRMDLVPLVQEHCPHLPPERILGEPQPRDTAVAVAWVTQKLLQQYGASVIVGIFPADHWIPDTGQFQQTLAQAVAVAAQMQGIVTLGITPTHPATGYGYIQQGEAVSGGAYRVVRFTEKPDLAQAVQLLASGGYSWNSGMFLFPAGVMWQELNQYAPAITTSLAQSGVAAYAQLPKISLDYAVMEHTQRALVLPVTFAWDDLGDWRSLERLAQNPLPAQWVDWESDGVHIYSTDPDELVATLGLSQVIVVRDGKITLVAAAERTQEIKKLLAQLQARGWGDRL; encoded by the coding sequence ATGGACGCAACATTCATACCGGTAATTTTGGCGGGGGGCAAAGGGGAGCGGTTCTGGCCCTTGAGCCGTTTAGGGAAACCCAAGCAGTTCCTATCCCTGGATGGGAGCGGCAAAAGTTTATTACAAAATACGGTCGCCCGTTTGCCGGATTGGGCAGGGGAGGTCTGGGTGGTGACCCGGATGGATTTGGTGCCCTTGGTGCAGGAGCATTGTCCCCATCTGCCCCCGGAGCGCATCTTGGGGGAACCCCAGCCCCGGGATACGGCGGTGGCGGTGGCCTGGGTGACGCAGAAATTACTTCAGCAGTACGGAGCGTCGGTGATTGTGGGGATTTTCCCGGCGGATCATTGGATTCCTGATACAGGACAATTTCAGCAAACCTTAGCCCAGGCGGTAGCGGTGGCGGCGCAGATGCAGGGAATTGTTACTTTGGGGATTACCCCTACCCATCCGGCTACGGGTTATGGCTACATCCAGCAGGGAGAGGCGGTCAGCGGCGGGGCATACCGGGTGGTGCGGTTCACGGAAAAACCGGATTTAGCGCAAGCGGTGCAGTTGTTAGCCAGCGGGGGCTATAGCTGGAATAGTGGGATGTTTCTGTTCCCGGCGGGGGTGATGTGGCAAGAACTGAACCAATACGCCCCAGCCATTACCACGAGCCTGGCCCAATCCGGGGTGGCGGCCTATGCCCAACTCCCGAAAATCAGCCTTGACTATGCGGTGATGGAGCATACCCAGCGGGCCTTGGTACTGCCGGTGACTTTCGCATGGGATGATTTGGGGGACTGGCGGAGTTTGGAGCGGTTGGCACAGAATCCCCTACCTGCCCAGTGGGTGGACTGGGAAAGCGATGGGGTGCATATCTACAGCACCGACCCGGACGAACTGGTGGCGACCTTGGGGTTAAGCCAAGTCATCGTGGTCCGGGATGGCAAAATCACCCTAGTGGCCGCCGCCGAGCGCACCCAGGAAATCAAAAAACTCTTGGCGCAACTCCAGGCACGGGGCTGGGGGGATAGGTTATGA
- a CDS encoding photosystem II protein Y has product MDWRIALVLGPVVVAASWAAFNIAGAALQQWQRMNRKA; this is encoded by the coding sequence ATTGACTGGCGGATTGCGCTGGTGCTTGGTCCGGTGGTGGTAGCCGCCAGTTGGGCTGCGTTTAATATCGCTGGTGCCGCCCTGCAACAGTGGCAACGGATGAACCGGAAAGCCTGA
- the glmU gene encoding bifunctional UDP-N-acetylglucosamine diphosphorylase/glucosamine-1-phosphate N-acetyltransferase GlmU — MVAVAVLAAGKGTRMKSDLPKVLHPLAGKPMVERVIRSVQGLPVERLLVVVGHGAAQVKQALAHLSGVEFVEQSPLLGTGHAVQQLIPYLQDFTGDLLVLNGDVPLLRPHTLAQLVATHEQGQYGVTLLTALLPDPTGYGRVICDGQFQVSAIIEDRDCTPAQRQNQRVNAGIYCFRWPQLREVLPRLTTANQQQEYYLTDTVQWLRPARAVDILDVAEILGINDRKQLATATQLLYQRWRDEWMRRGVTMIDPLSITLEDEVELAPDVILEPQTHLRGRTVVGAGSHIGPGCWLENSQIGHDVRIMYSVITNSTVQSNCQVGPFAHIREQTEVGVHCRVGNFVEIKKTQVGNDSRVAHLSYLGDAQLGAQVNVGAGTITANFDGRDKHPTVIGEGSKLGANSVLVAPVTLGAGVTVAAGSVVTEDVPNDALVIARARQVVKPHWRPPYLRHQEHEPSP, encoded by the coding sequence ATGGTTGCGGTAGCGGTTTTGGCGGCGGGTAAGGGCACCCGGATGAAGTCGGATTTGCCGAAGGTACTGCACCCTTTGGCGGGGAAACCGATGGTGGAGCGGGTGATTCGCAGTGTGCAGGGGCTACCCGTGGAACGCTTGCTGGTGGTGGTGGGGCACGGGGCGGCGCAGGTAAAACAGGCGTTGGCGCACCTATCTGGGGTGGAATTTGTGGAGCAATCGCCCCTGTTGGGGACGGGTCATGCGGTACAGCAACTCATTCCCTATTTGCAGGACTTTACCGGGGATTTGCTGGTGCTGAATGGGGATGTGCCCCTGTTGCGCCCCCATACCTTGGCGCAGTTGGTCGCCACCCATGAGCAGGGGCAGTACGGGGTGACTTTACTAACCGCCCTGCTCCCCGACCCGACGGGCTATGGACGGGTGATCTGTGATGGGCAATTCCAGGTGAGTGCGATTATCGAGGACCGGGACTGCACCCCGGCGCAACGGCAAAACCAACGGGTGAATGCGGGGATTTATTGCTTCCGCTGGCCCCAATTGCGGGAGGTGTTACCCCGACTCACCACTGCGAATCAACAGCAGGAATATTACCTAACCGATACGGTGCAATGGCTGAGACCGGCACGGGCGGTGGACATTCTGGATGTGGCGGAAATTTTGGGGATCAATGACCGCAAACAACTTGCCACCGCTACCCAACTGCTGTATCAACGGTGGCGGGATGAATGGATGCGCCGGGGGGTGACGATGATTGACCCGCTCAGCATTACCCTGGAGGATGAGGTGGAATTGGCACCGGATGTGATCCTCGAACCCCAGACCCACCTGCGGGGACGGACGGTGGTGGGGGCGGGCAGTCACATTGGTCCTGGCTGTTGGCTGGAAAATAGCCAGATTGGTCATGATGTACGGATTATGTATTCTGTGATTACCAATAGCACGGTGCAATCCAATTGCCAGGTGGGTCCCTTTGCCCATATTCGGGAGCAGACAGAAGTGGGAGTGCATTGTCGGGTGGGGAATTTTGTGGAAATTAAAAAAACCCAGGTGGGGAACGACTCCCGGGTGGCGCATTTGAGCTATTTGGGGGATGCCCAACTGGGGGCGCAGGTGAATGTGGGGGCGGGCACGATTACCGCCAATTTTGATGGGCGGGATAAACACCCCACTGTGATTGGGGAGGGCAGTAAATTGGGGGCGAATAGCGTTTTGGTGGCACCGGTGACCTTGGGGGCGGGGGTGACGGTGGCGGCTGGTTCCGTCGTTACCGAGGACGTGCCCAACGATGCCCTCGTGATCGCCCGGGCCCGGCAGGTGGTAAAACCCCATTGGCGACCGCCCTATCTGCGCCATCAGGAACATGAACCCAGTCCCTAA
- the hemC gene encoding hydroxymethylbilane synthase gives MSITRIGSRQSQLALVQTHWVQGELQKHYPDQEFPVVTMTTQGDKILDVALAKIGDKGLFTKELEQALLRQEVDVAVHSLKDLPTQMPEGLTLGAITEREEPRDALVLHPRWQGTPLAELPPGTVMGTSSLRRLAQLRHRFPHLTFKDIRGNLNTRLRKLDEGEYDGLILAVAGLRRLGWGDRVSEVLEPAVSLYAVGQGALGVQCRAGDEQVLGLLAELNHSETALRCQAERAFLRELEGGCQVPIGVHSQFNGEELTLTGAVLSVDGQQRVAGCQTGVVTQEAQAVDLGKALAQELRAKGAGAILQAIFAEVGRG, from the coding sequence ATGAGTATCACCCGCATTGGTTCCCGCCAAAGTCAACTCGCCCTCGTCCAAACCCATTGGGTGCAGGGAGAATTACAAAAGCATTACCCCGACCAGGAATTTCCGGTGGTGACCATGACCACCCAAGGGGACAAAATCCTGGATGTGGCGCTGGCGAAAATCGGCGATAAGGGCTTGTTTACTAAGGAATTGGAACAGGCGTTACTGCGGCAGGAGGTGGATGTGGCGGTGCATTCCCTCAAGGATTTGCCCACCCAAATGCCGGAGGGTTTGACGCTGGGGGCGATTACGGAGCGGGAGGAACCCCGGGATGCCCTGGTACTGCACCCCCGTTGGCAGGGCACACCTCTGGCTGAATTGCCCCCCGGGACGGTGATGGGTACATCTTCATTACGCAGGTTGGCGCAGTTGCGGCATCGTTTTCCCCATTTAACCTTTAAGGACATCCGGGGGAATTTGAATACCCGGTTACGCAAGTTGGATGAGGGGGAATACGACGGGTTGATCCTGGCGGTGGCGGGTCTGCGGCGGCTGGGCTGGGGCGACCGGGTGAGTGAGGTACTGGAACCGGCAGTTTCCCTGTATGCGGTGGGGCAGGGGGCGTTGGGGGTGCAATGCCGGGCGGGGGATGAGCAGGTGTTGGGGTTGTTGGCAGAGTTGAACCACAGCGAGACTGCATTACGTTGTCAGGCGGAACGGGCGTTTTTGCGGGAATTGGAAGGCGGGTGTCAGGTGCCAATTGGCGTACATTCCCAGTTCAACGGCGAGGAATTGACCCTGACCGGGGCGGTGCTGAGTGTGGATGGGCAACAGCGGGTGGCGGGGTGCCAAACGGGGGTGGTGACGCAGGAGGCGCAGGCGGTTGATTTGGGAAAAGCCTTGGCGCAGGAGCTACGAGCAAAAGGGGCAGGGGCGATTTTGCAGGCGATTTTTGCCGAGGTGGGGCGGGGTTGA